Proteins encoded in a region of the Polynucleobacter antarcticus genome:
- a CDS encoding heterodisulfide reductase-related iron-sulfur binding cluster — translation MSISEGSLEAPTRHPLDWKNPKFYDKADLEAEMERVFDLCHGCRRCVSLCGSFPALFDLVDATADLEMEQVDKADYQQVVDQCYLCDVCYMTKCPYVPPHPWNIDFPHLMLRAKAVNFKDDKATFRDKLLSSTDKLGHFAGIPIVTQTVNAVNSTGLARLVMEGALGVDKKAWIPEYAPKTFPQLAEKSPHLPVVDGAKTPGKVAIYATCYINYNEPGIGQDLIKVLQHNQIPYELVDKEACCGMPKLELGDLESVAENKEKNIPKLAKLAREGYAILTPIPSCTLMFKQELPLMFPDCVDTQLVKEAMWDPFEYFMARNSDGLLKKDFNTELGHVSYHMACHSRVQNMGQKTAETLRLVPGTEVNVVERCSGHSGTWGVKKEFHDMAMKIGKPVFKRMAEDEPNYISSDCQLAGHHIAQGMEELGLPRSEMAHPLTLLAKAYGI, via the coding sequence ATGAGCATAAGCGAAGGTAGTTTAGAGGCGCCAACACGCCACCCCCTAGATTGGAAAAACCCGAAGTTCTACGATAAAGCCGATCTTGAGGCTGAAATGGAGCGAGTGTTTGATCTTTGTCACGGCTGTCGTCGTTGTGTGAGCCTGTGCGGTTCATTTCCAGCACTATTTGACTTAGTAGATGCCACAGCAGACTTAGAGATGGAGCAAGTCGATAAGGCAGACTATCAACAAGTCGTTGATCAGTGCTATTTGTGCGACGTATGCTACATGACTAAATGCCCTTATGTACCGCCACATCCTTGGAATATTGATTTTCCGCACCTCATGTTGCGCGCTAAGGCAGTCAACTTTAAAGACGATAAGGCAACCTTCCGTGACAAGCTGCTCTCCTCCACCGATAAGCTAGGTCACTTTGCAGGCATTCCGATCGTGACCCAAACAGTCAATGCGGTCAACAGTACTGGGCTCGCACGCCTAGTGATGGAAGGTGCATTAGGTGTTGATAAAAAGGCATGGATTCCGGAGTACGCACCCAAAACTTTCCCACAGTTGGCCGAGAAATCCCCCCACTTACCCGTTGTTGATGGTGCCAAGACACCTGGCAAAGTAGCAATCTATGCAACCTGCTATATCAACTACAACGAGCCTGGCATTGGTCAAGATCTCATCAAGGTGCTGCAACACAATCAGATTCCGTATGAGTTGGTGGATAAAGAAGCCTGTTGCGGTATGCCTAAGCTTGAGCTCGGTGACTTAGAGTCCGTTGCAGAGAACAAAGAAAAGAATATTCCTAAGCTCGCAAAATTAGCACGGGAAGGTTACGCTATTTTGACACCCATCCCCTCTTGTACTTTAATGTTTAAGCAAGAGTTACCGCTCATGTTCCCTGATTGTGTAGATACTCAATTAGTAAAAGAGGCCATGTGGGATCCATTTGAATACTTCATGGCACGCAACTCCGATGGTTTGCTCAAGAAGGATTTCAATACCGAATTAGGTCACGTCAGTTATCACATGGCATGCCATTCCCGGGTTCAGAATATGGGTCAAAAAACAGCGGAGACGCTGAGACTCGTTCCAGGTACTGAAGTGAATGTCGTGGAGCGTTGCTCTGGCCACTCGGGAACCTGGGGAGTGAAGAAAGAGTTTCATGACATGGCTATGAAAATCGGCAAGCCGGTTTTCAAAAGGATGGCTGAGGATGAGCCCAATTACATCAGCTCTGATTGCCAGTTAGCAGGCCATCATATTGCGCAAGGTATGGAAGAGTTGGGTTTACCTAGATCAGAGATGGCCCATCCCCTGACATTGCTTGCAAAGGCTTATGGAATATAA
- a CDS encoding DUF3501 family protein, which yields MAKITRDSLLSLEAYHKERPAFREKAIQERRIRTVHLGDHLTMIFENEFLMRYQIQEMLRVEKTFETEGIKDELNAYNPLVPDGSNFKATMMLEYPNEADRKVALAKLVGVEHQVFIEVEGQPRVYAVADEDLERSTAEKTSAVHFMRFDLSPNMKIALKAGAQIMVGCDHKGYPMHVETVAPETLASLVSDLSA from the coding sequence ATGGCAAAAATTACCCGCGATAGCCTCTTAAGTCTTGAGGCATACCATAAAGAGCGTCCCGCTTTTCGTGAGAAGGCGATTCAAGAACGTCGCATACGTACTGTGCATCTTGGTGATCATTTAACAATGATTTTCGAGAATGAATTTTTAATGCGCTATCAGATTCAAGAAATGTTACGCGTAGAAAAAACTTTTGAAACTGAAGGTATCAAAGATGAGCTTAATGCTTACAACCCTTTAGTACCAGACGGCTCCAATTTCAAAGCTACCATGATGTTGGAATACCCTAATGAAGCAGATCGCAAAGTCGCGCTTGCTAAATTAGTCGGTGTTGAGCATCAAGTTTTTATTGAAGTAGAAGGTCAACCACGCGTCTATGCAGTGGCCGATGAAGATTTAGAGCGCTCTACTGCAGAAAAAACATCCGCAGTGCACTTTATGCGTTTTGACTTAAGTCCCAATATGAAGATTGCCTTAAAAGCAGGTGCCCAGATCATGGTTGGCTGTGATCACAAAGGTTACCCTATGCATGTTGAAACGGTAGCCCCTGAAACACTGGCTTCATTAGTGTCTGATTTAAGTGCTTAA
- a CDS encoding LysR substrate-binding domain-containing protein, whose amino-acid sequence MTLTELRYIVAVAHERHFGRAAEACFVSQPTLSVAIKKLEEELNTQIFERANSEVTMTSLGEQIVSQAQRVLEEANSLKHLAKHGQDPLSGPLRLGAIYTIAPYLLPSLVRVARVQMPNVPLFLEENFTTRLLEMLRQGALDCVVIAAPYASTGLESIELYDEPFLVAVPKGHSWEMRTIIPHRELKEQNTLLLGAGHCFRDHVLGVCPELNRLGSGSTIGEQRSFEGSSLETIRQMVAGGIGISVLPRTSVSDLTASDQLIRYIPLDEPVPTRRVCLVWRKGCRRAPAMEALAKVIRQCDLPGVTFI is encoded by the coding sequence ATGACACTGACAGAACTTCGCTATATCGTTGCCGTTGCGCATGAGCGCCATTTTGGTAGGGCAGCAGAAGCGTGTTTTGTCTCTCAACCGACCTTATCTGTGGCGATTAAGAAGTTAGAAGAAGAGCTCAATACGCAAATTTTTGAGCGAGCCAATTCTGAAGTGACGATGACTAGTTTAGGTGAGCAAATTGTGAGTCAGGCTCAACGCGTTTTGGAAGAAGCTAACTCCCTCAAGCATCTTGCGAAACATGGGCAAGATCCTTTATCTGGGCCGCTGCGACTGGGCGCTATCTACACCATCGCTCCTTATCTACTCCCCAGCTTAGTGCGAGTGGCTAGAGTGCAGATGCCTAATGTCCCTTTATTTTTAGAAGAGAATTTCACGACCCGTTTATTAGAGATGTTGCGCCAAGGTGCCTTGGATTGTGTAGTGATTGCAGCCCCTTACGCTAGTACTGGGCTAGAAAGTATTGAGTTGTACGATGAACCCTTTTTGGTAGCCGTTCCTAAAGGCCATTCTTGGGAAATGCGCACGATTATTCCGCACCGCGAGCTTAAAGAACAAAACACATTACTACTTGGGGCAGGACATTGTTTCCGGGACCACGTACTTGGGGTGTGTCCAGAATTAAACCGCTTAGGTTCAGGCTCAACGATTGGAGAGCAACGTAGTTTTGAAGGCTCATCGTTAGAGACGATTCGACAAATGGTAGCAGGGGGTATTGGCATCTCTGTACTGCCGAGAACATCAGTATCTGATTTGACTGCATCAGATCAGTTGATTCGTTATATCCCTCTGGATGAACCTGTTCCTACCAGACGAGTGTGTTTAGTTTGGCGTAAAGGATGTCGACGTGCACCGGCCATGGAAGCATTGGCGAAGGTCATTCGCCAATGTGATCTGCCCGGTGTGACATTTATTTAA
- a CDS encoding TIGR00645 family protein, protein MSDEIAKLEKKLRPLPRWLFMTRWLQAPLYIGLVVAQAVYVWQFWVELVHLIGMLSSKTPSETEIMLVVLGLIDVVMISNLLVMVIVGGWETFVSRLGLENHPDQPEWLSHVNAGVLKVKLATAIIGISSIHLLKTFINAASYDEKTLMWQTIIHITFVLSAIAIAYTEKIVASAKHH, encoded by the coding sequence ATGTCCGACGAAATCGCTAAACTTGAGAAAAAACTAAGGCCACTACCAAGATGGCTATTTATGACCCGTTGGCTTCAGGCGCCACTCTATATCGGCTTAGTCGTTGCTCAAGCTGTGTATGTATGGCAATTCTGGGTAGAGTTAGTTCACCTGATTGGCATGCTATCGAGCAAAACTCCTTCAGAAACTGAAATCATGTTGGTAGTCTTAGGCCTGATTGATGTGGTGATGATCTCTAACCTGCTTGTCATGGTGATTGTTGGAGGATGGGAAACATTTGTTTCACGTTTAGGATTGGAAAATCATCCTGATCAGCCCGAGTGGCTTTCTCACGTCAACGCTGGTGTACTCAAAGTGAAATTGGCAACTGCCATTATTGGAATTTCTTCCATTCATTTACTAAAGACATTCATTAATGCAGCTAGCTATGATGAAAAAACTTTAATGTGGCAGACCATCATCCACATTACTTTTGTACTTTCCGCTATAGCGATTGCCTATACAGAAAAGATCGTCGCTTCAGCGAAGCACCATTGA
- a CDS encoding YggT family protein, which produces MIYQISSLLLEVFLVLIGGACLIRCYMGFFYIDLGRAAGYQISGYLHSLTNWIILPLRQVLPSFGRFDLASFLAAYLIALIQVGTLWFLSGANNAVSYVFIQSLFEIVNLFLSGVIGAIFASILLSWFAASSMAYYFLSALTEPLLKPIRNTLPKLGMLDLSPLALLIAIQILQVVLANVQSMVLR; this is translated from the coding sequence ATGATCTATCAAATATCCAGCCTATTACTAGAGGTCTTCCTTGTTCTCATTGGCGGCGCCTGCCTCATTCGTTGCTATATGGGTTTTTTCTACATAGATTTAGGACGAGCAGCTGGCTATCAAATTAGCGGCTACCTTCATAGTTTGACCAATTGGATTATCTTGCCTTTACGTCAGGTGTTACCGAGTTTTGGAAGGTTTGATCTCGCGAGCTTCTTAGCTGCTTATTTGATTGCCTTGATCCAGGTTGGCACACTTTGGTTTTTGAGTGGAGCTAATAATGCCGTGAGCTATGTATTTATCCAGAGTCTTTTTGAGATAGTGAATTTATTTTTATCCGGTGTGATTGGCGCCATATTTGCCAGCATTTTGCTATCTTGGTTTGCGGCAAGCTCAATGGCCTACTATTTTTTATCAGCGCTCACCGAGCCCTTATTAAAGCCAATTCGTAATACCTTACCGAAACTAGGCATGCTCGACCTGTCTCCCTTAGCACTATTAATAGCTATTCAGATACTACAGGTCGTTTTAGCTAATGTGCAATCAATGGTGCTTCGCTGA
- a CDS encoding universal stress protein, with product MNTIFIPVDGSKNSDLAVKHALNVYGAESDRNFHICNVQPRLFRHISKFLSKQSIDQWHAERASLALASASELLKTHNAQFSSSYVCGSAGDALWNEAMRLKCSRIVIGASKKNSLNRFLENSTTAKLLEISDIPVEVITGDASTPLKRWAVPALSAGAATAVVAIVTN from the coding sequence ATGAACACCATTTTTATTCCAGTTGACGGATCTAAAAATTCTGACTTAGCAGTCAAGCATGCCCTAAACGTATACGGGGCTGAATCAGATAGGAATTTTCATATTTGCAATGTGCAGCCTAGATTATTTAGGCATATCAGCAAATTTTTAAGCAAGCAATCTATTGATCAATGGCACGCAGAGCGTGCAAGTCTAGCGCTTGCTTCAGCTTCAGAGCTGCTTAAAACACACAATGCACAATTTTCTTCTAGCTATGTTTGTGGTAGCGCAGGTGATGCTTTATGGAATGAAGCAATGCGCTTAAAATGCAGCCGTATTGTGATTGGCGCCTCAAAGAAAAATTCTTTAAATAGATTTCTGGAAAATTCAACCACCGCTAAGTTATTAGAAATTAGTGATATCCCTGTAGAAGTGATTACGGGAGATGCTTCTACGCCATTGAAACGTTGGGCTGTCCCGGCTTTGAGTGCTGGTGCTGCAACCGCTGTAGTCGCGATTGTGACGAATTAG
- a CDS encoding TerC family protein, with the protein MDFFGPEFLSALLAIIVIDLVLAGDNAIVIAMAARNLPPHLQKKAIIWGAVGAIAVRSFMTLIVVYLLGIPGLMFIGGALLVWIAYKLLKPAANEGAGQDHAANTFWGAMKTIVIADAVMGLDNVLAVAGAAGGSYLLVVIGLLISIPIVVWGSTLILKLVDRYPSIIYFGAAVLAFTAGKMMTSEPMVQAWLDSVSMSLEYVVQAVVILGVLVAGYAQSKVSPKKSAAV; encoded by the coding sequence TTGGACTTTTTTGGACCTGAATTTTTATCTGCTTTACTCGCCATTATTGTCATCGACCTAGTATTGGCCGGTGATAATGCCATTGTGATTGCCATGGCCGCCAGAAATCTTCCGCCGCATCTGCAGAAGAAGGCGATTATTTGGGGCGCAGTAGGCGCCATTGCAGTCAGAAGTTTCATGACGCTCATCGTGGTCTATTTGCTCGGTATTCCTGGTCTGATGTTTATCGGCGGTGCACTCTTGGTATGGATTGCCTATAAGTTATTAAAGCCTGCAGCCAATGAGGGTGCTGGCCAAGATCATGCTGCAAACACCTTCTGGGGCGCTATGAAAACCATTGTGATTGCAGATGCTGTCATGGGATTGGATAACGTCCTAGCGGTTGCGGGAGCGGCTGGTGGAAGCTATTTACTGGTTGTCATCGGACTGCTCATTAGTATTCCAATTGTGGTTTGGGGCTCAACACTAATACTAAAACTGGTTGATCGTTATCCATCCATTATTTATTTTGGTGCTGCTGTGCTCGCATTTACTGCTGGAAAGATGATGACTTCCGAACCGATGGTTCAAGCGTGGTTAGATTCCGTCAGCATGAGTTTGGAATATGTTGTGCAAGCGGTGGTTATCTTAGGTGTTTTGGTGGCAGGCTATGCCCAAAGTAAAGTATCTCCAAAAAAATCAGCAGCAGTTTAA
- a CDS encoding LysR family transcriptional regulator gives MSYNYRHLYYFWVVAKEGSMSKAAIRLEMAIQTISAQVHELEKSLGYLLFKPAGRGITLTESGFAALEIADQIFSLGEKLPEILKSASKSPKYKIHIGVSDGLSKLVTRQLLDPLLKIANVQMIVHEGEFEDLLADLALHRLDIVLADRPAPNSKNLNLYSEELTKSSLTWYSPKQFIEESKKAFPECLNHLPILLPTTHSTVRFLIDQWFTKNGITPNIVGEFEDSALLKTFAESGMGVFPSVEIIQKELKQSYGIEVLGHCKDIYEYFFAIRSEKKIANPLVEAIIKQ, from the coding sequence ATGTCCTATAACTACCGACACCTTTACTACTTTTGGGTAGTGGCCAAAGAGGGCAGCATGTCCAAAGCGGCCATACGCCTGGAAATGGCCATTCAGACGATTAGCGCCCAGGTGCATGAGCTAGAGAAGTCTCTGGGCTACTTACTCTTTAAGCCTGCTGGGCGAGGCATTACCCTGACAGAATCTGGATTTGCAGCGCTCGAGATAGCAGATCAAATATTTTCACTGGGGGAAAAGCTACCGGAGATTCTCAAGAGTGCCTCGAAATCTCCAAAATATAAAATTCATATTGGGGTATCCGATGGCTTGTCTAAGCTGGTAACAAGGCAACTACTAGACCCTCTACTAAAGATAGCCAATGTACAAATGATTGTGCATGAAGGTGAATTTGAGGACTTATTAGCTGACTTAGCATTACATCGACTCGATATTGTCCTGGCAGATCGGCCAGCTCCCAATAGCAAAAATCTTAACCTCTATAGTGAAGAGCTGACTAAATCTTCACTGACTTGGTATAGCCCAAAACAGTTCATTGAGGAATCCAAAAAAGCGTTTCCGGAATGCTTAAACCATCTACCCATACTGCTGCCCACTACTCACTCCACAGTGCGCTTCTTGATTGATCAATGGTTTACTAAAAACGGTATCACTCCAAACATTGTTGGAGAATTTGAGGACAGCGCTCTTCTTAAAACTTTTGCTGAAAGTGGCATGGGCGTCTTTCCTTCAGTTGAGATTATTCAAAAAGAATTAAAGCAATCCTATGGCATTGAAGTCTTGGGTCATTGTAAGGATATTTATGAGTATTTCTTTGCCATTCGATCTGAAAAGAAAATTGCCAATCCTTTAGTAGAAGCAATCATTAAACAGTAA
- a CDS encoding sodium-dependent bicarbonate transport family permease — translation MANFLDPAILFFIFGIFAGSVKSNLEIPQPISRFLSLYLLMALGLKGGFALNKSGLTAEIALSLGLAVLLATIIPIIAYWLLRKYLNPFDSAAIAATYGSVSAVTFITATQSLDHFGIAYGGHMAAAMALMESPAIILAIVLANKARVAHAANQITTSKPLEPPATGMSKILHESFTDGAQLLLLGSMMVGLFSGDAGQKLMAPFSIDLFKGMLAFFLLDMGLMASRSFKGLRGKPPITLLYAIGSPLAHALLALAFCKLVGLPLGDTILLMVLASSASYIAVPAVLRHALPEVNPALYMGMSLGITFPFNIIIGIPLYTLIAEQLL, via the coding sequence ATGGCCAATTTTTTAGATCCCGCAATTTTATTTTTTATCTTTGGCATCTTTGCGGGTAGTGTCAAATCTAATCTCGAGATTCCACAGCCGATATCTCGCTTTTTATCGCTTTACTTGTTGATGGCGTTGGGACTGAAGGGTGGATTTGCCCTGAATAAATCCGGCCTGACTGCAGAAATTGCTTTATCTCTGGGTCTAGCAGTACTCCTTGCCACTATCATTCCTATCATTGCTTACTGGCTGCTTCGTAAATACTTAAATCCATTTGATTCAGCAGCGATTGCTGCGACCTATGGCTCAGTCAGTGCGGTGACCTTTATTACTGCGACCCAATCTTTAGACCATTTTGGTATTGCATATGGTGGCCATATGGCTGCTGCGATGGCTCTCATGGAATCCCCTGCCATTATTTTGGCAATCGTTCTAGCCAACAAGGCAAGAGTCGCTCATGCGGCTAATCAGATCACTACTAGCAAACCTCTGGAACCTCCAGCAACAGGGATGTCAAAAATATTGCATGAGTCATTTACCGATGGTGCACAACTATTGCTGCTTGGCTCGATGATGGTAGGCCTCTTTAGTGGTGATGCAGGCCAAAAACTGATGGCACCTTTTTCGATTGACTTGTTTAAAGGGATGTTGGCTTTCTTCTTACTGGATATGGGTCTGATGGCTTCGAGAAGTTTCAAGGGCCTCCGAGGCAAGCCACCCATCACCCTCTTGTATGCGATTGGATCACCACTTGCGCATGCGCTTTTAGCGCTAGCATTTTGTAAGCTTGTTGGCCTTCCTTTGGGCGATACCATCTTACTAATGGTGCTGGCTTCAAGCGCATCTTATATTGCTGTGCCTGCAGTGCTGCGTCATGCCCTACCCGAGGTCAATCCAGCGCTGTATATGGGAATGTCGCTAGGCATTACCTTCCCCTTTAATATCATCATTGGCATCCCGCTCTACACCTTGATTGCCGAACAGTTACTGTAA
- a CDS encoding DUF6671 family protein yields MGIFSHRIASLLTKHGKEAVMTPDLLALTGCDVKHTDAYDTDQLGTFTREIPRHGTQLDAARKKALMGMKLLNTDLGIANEGAFVGDPYTGMLPWNNEVVMLIDQLHQIEIIGFSGAPAQSASGYFSHWEELEAFAETALFPSHHLVIKPTDEHHPESIKGIYDLSALQEAFQWAIAQSSTGVAFVENDLRAFANPTRMENIHKATVDLANKMNSACPQCQTPGYWVKDIQRGLPCNACGLPTEQAIAKIWGCLKCTHQETEGMKVLQFADPSKCSYCNP; encoded by the coding sequence ATGGGCATCTTTTCTCATCGCATCGCTAGCTTACTTACAAAGCACGGTAAGGAAGCAGTGATGACGCCCGACCTCCTGGCACTCACAGGGTGTGATGTCAAGCATACAGATGCATATGACACTGATCAATTGGGTACCTTTACGCGCGAGATACCAAGACACGGCACACAATTAGACGCAGCACGTAAAAAAGCATTGATGGGTATGAAGTTATTAAATACTGATTTAGGGATCGCTAATGAAGGGGCTTTTGTAGGAGATCCCTACACGGGGATGCTGCCTTGGAATAATGAAGTGGTGATGCTGATTGATCAACTTCACCAAATAGAAATCATTGGTTTTTCTGGTGCGCCAGCTCAAAGTGCTAGTGGCTACTTTAGTCACTGGGAAGAATTAGAGGCCTTTGCTGAAACAGCTCTTTTCCCATCGCACCACCTAGTCATTAAACCCACAGATGAACATCACCCTGAATCTATCAAAGGGATTTACGATCTATCGGCTTTGCAAGAAGCCTTCCAATGGGCTATAGCTCAGTCTTCAACAGGGGTAGCTTTTGTTGAAAATGATCTGAGGGCATTTGCAAACCCCACTCGCATGGAGAATATTCACAAAGCGACTGTAGATCTGGCAAATAAGATGAACTCCGCATGCCCTCAATGTCAGACGCCAGGCTATTGGGTCAAAGACATTCAGCGTGGACTGCCTTGCAATGCCTGTGGCCTTCCTACGGAGCAAGCGATCGCAAAAATCTGGGGCTGCCTCAAATGTACCCACCAAGAAACTGAAGGGATGAAAGTACTCCAGTTTGCAGACCCCTCAAAATGCAGTTACTGCAATCCTTAG